The genomic stretch ATTGTCCAGGAACATTTTATCGTGGGAGACAATTACAACGGCTCCGGTAAAGTTGCGCAAGAATTGCTCCAACCAAATTATGGATTCGATATCCAAGTGGTTGGTAGGCTCATCCAGCAAAAGTACATCGTTGCTCTGGAGCAACAGTTTGGCAAGTTCGATCCGCATACGCCAACCGCCGGAAAATGTATCAGTGAGTTTGTTGAAATCTTCCCGCTTAAAACCTAATCCAAGCAATACTTTTTCGGTATCGCCCTGGTAGTTATACCCGCCCAAAATTTCATATCTGTGGGTCACATCGTTCAGGTCCACCATCAATTGATGATACCCCTCGCTTTCATAATCGGTGCGCTCCGCCAATGCTGTGTTTATCTCGTCTAGTTTCAGCTCCATTTCCTTGATCTCCGAAAATGCCTGATAGGACTCTTCCAGGACCGTTCTACCTTCCTCAAAGTCGATATCCTGTTTTAGAAAACCTATTTTGATGTTTTTTTCGGTTGCTATGGCACCTTCGTCCAAGGGCATTTCCTTGGCCAAGAGTTTGAGCATTGTTGATTTTCCTGCACCATTCTTTCCGATAAGCCCTACCCGATCGCCCCCATTAAGACGAAACGATATTTCCTCGAACAGATATTCCCCTCCAAAGGCTACGGATAGATTATGAACATTTAGCATTATATGTGACCTTGATTACAAAACATTAATCGGCGAATATGTACTTTTGTACAAAAGCCGTGCAAATGTTAAAAAAAGGAACCAAAATGTACAGCATTTTAACAGGAAACTGTCCAAGATGCCAAGAGGAGAGCATGTATGAAAAGTCCAATCCCTATGTACTTTCCAAAATTTTCAGCATGAACGAACGATGTTCCCATTGCGGTTTAAGGTATAAGATTGAGCCTTCTTTTTTTTACGGAGCGATGTACGTAAGCTATGCAGTGGGCATTGCCTTTGCGGTCGCGGCTTTTGTGATTTCATTCTTGTTTCTGGACGCTTCATTACCCACGACTTTTATTGCCATTGTGGGCACTTTAGTGGTTTTTATGCCGGTCATAATTAGACTTTCCAGAAATATTTGGATCAATTTTTTTGTGAAGTACGATGGAACTTCGGCCAAAAAGCACGAAACCGCGTAGCGCTAATTGGAGTAGTATTTTTTGGTAAATCGTTGAATGTCCATTTCGGGGTCTAGCTCGCTTTGTTTTTCTATAAAATCGAACAATTGTTTGGAGGCGTACGGCCCGATCATCACTCCCCTTGAACCAAATCCATTCAGGACATAAAGGTTTTGGTGTTCTGGATGCCTTCCCACGAGTGGCCTACGATCTACAACGGTTGGTCTTATGCCCGCCACATGGTCCACAACCTCAAAATCGCATTGTAAAAAAGTACTGAGTTTTCTTAGGAGTTCGTTCTTGGATTCCTCTGTGGGTTGGTTGGTCTTATCCTGCCACTTATACGTAGCTCCCACCAAATACCTGTCATTTTCCATGGGAATGGTAAAAACGGACGATTTGATGACGTTGTTCTCTTTGTAATCAGGGGCATGGATGATGAGCAATTCCCCTTTGGTCCCGTTCAAGGGCAGATACCCAAAGTATGGATTCTGTTTTAGGCCAAAGCCAGTGGCAAAAACTAATTTTTTTGCGATTATATCCTTATATGACACGGTATCGCTTGAAATGGACAATGCATCAAAGTCAAAAGTTTCCTCTACAAATGCACCACTATTTTTGAGATAGCTTTTATATGAACGGATCAAAGCTCTGGTGTCAATCCTACCAGTATGTTTCACCTCTCCAAATCCATGAGGGGCATTTATTGAAGGATTGTTGTTCGGGATAATCTTAGTGGAGAGGAAATAATCCAAATCCGGGCGGTCCGAAGCTTCGAACCATAGGTTTTGTTCTTCTATCGACGCGAATTTTCGTAGAACCGGAAGTTCATAATCCAATGTAACACCCAGTTTTTGTTCCAATTTTTGATAAAACGGTTTTGCTCCCTGCAGCTGCATTTTGGCTTTCCAGGCCATGGTAAACCGCTTCAAAATAACTGGGTTGTACAGGCCTCCTGCAACTTGGGACGCCTGTTGGGATCCATCGGTAATCACTTTGAAGGTTTTCCCATTTTCTTCCAGAACCTCGCAAAAAGAGATTCCTGCCAAACCTAGCCCTACTACAATATAATCAACCATACCGCAAAATTAGCGAACTGAGCGAATCCCTGACATTTTCATTTGACTTTAAACCAAAAAAAACGCCGCACTGAGTGCGGCGTTTTGCTTTATTGAATTGGAAATATTCTATGAACGATATTAATACGCCCACATATCTTGCTCCCTGTCTCGAATTCCCTCTTTAATTCTTTGGGCCTCCAAGAGCTGGAACAAGGCATTATCAAAAATGTAATCGCTTATCTCACGATCTTCGTGAACGTTTTCTTCTTTATAGATCACACCATTGAATCGACGCGCGTTCAACAACATATCAAAAGAAATGGGTCTTGCGGAGTTTTGCTGGTTGTACACCTTGGCATCGTGCAAAATTTGACGTGCCGCCGGATACCATACCCAGAACAACTCTACTTTGTTCTCCCCCGTTCCCATAGATTCATCGTCTATAAAGTTTACATCGGGAGCAACCGGGGCAATTCCCAATAAGCGATACTTAAGCTCACCTTGGCGCTTATCGAAATACCACATTCCTTTAATTCGGAATTCCTCAATATCAGCGGCTGTCAAATCCCTTCTGTTGATAAATTCAGGGGATATTTGCTCACCGGCATTCAATTGTTCATATCCAAGGTCAGTGGTATCCACTTTACGCAAGGTTGCCGAAAGATCCTCCAACTTTCTCTTCTCTGTAAAGTAAGAGTCTGCATATACCTCGGTAAGGTTACCGTTTCTGATGTTTTTCATCAAAACGTGGTATAAAGACCTTCTATCGGCACCAATACCTATGGTATCGGTCGGGTAATACAATGGAAAGTTGACTCGCTCGTCAAGATCGATGATTTCCCAAACGGTCTTGGACCAAAGGATATCCCTATCATCCACATAACCGTATTCCAAGGGCTCATCGGCATCTTGCTCTATTTGAGCTTGGGTTTTCTTACCTATATCTTCGGGCAGCTTGGCATTCAAAATGTTTGCCTGTGCCATGATTGATACTGGCAATATGCCTAACAATCCAATTAATAATGCGTTTTTCCAATTCATGATCACTTGTATACTTTTTATACTTCTTAGTTTGTAAGCTCAACCACTACAGGAGATACTTTTTTCAACTTGTAGCTCTTGTTGTTTGTGATGTAAGCTTGGATATCGAATATCTGGACAGATTCACCTCTATCCGCTCTCTTAAGTGCAGATTTGGCTCTCGCATCCAATTTGTTTCCGTTTACGACTACGGTAGGCTGACCGGGAACTTTGAACTTAAACTGGCTTACAGCAAGGTTCAAGTCAAAATCAAAGTCTTCCAACATAGCACTAACAGTGGAAATTTCCAGGTTGTTTCTTGGCATCTTAACGCTACCAGACTCACCACGAACGGTACCGCTCGGTCTTGGAATATCCTTGATACGGAACTCGGACTTGGTGCTGATTCCTTTACCATCTGGCAATGTACCGGAAGCGGTAATGGTCACAGACCTACCTGTTCCGGGGTTCATAACGTACTGGCTTCCGCTTCTTCTGCTCAAACCAGGAGCATTTGCAGACACCTTGTTATCTGGAATTCCAGGGATAGAGATAGTCATTGGGTTGGCAACGCCACGATATACCACGTTCATCTTATCTGCGGAGATAACCGCTGCATTGGGCATGGAAATCGTAGCAAAAGTGTTGTTCACTTCTACAGGAACTTCTTCACCATCCTGCATAAAGGTCATGGTTCCTTTGATTGTGTGATCACCAGGAGTACCGGCACTGATCAACATTTTGATGCCACCAGCTTCCAATTCGTAATCTTTACCTTCTGTCATTGGTCTTCCGTCCAAGGTCAACTCAGCTTTTACAGGTGTGGAAGTCTTGTCAGTTTTGCTAACAATGATTTTTCCATCATACTTTTCACCTGCGTAGTAGGCTGTTTTAGGAGCAGACAATGAACTTGCAAAGTTTGTCAACGATACAGCTTCGGTCAACTCACCTTCCAAAAGGGTTTTCAATACCTCTTGCTCGGTAGTTTTGATGTCAGCCTGCAATTGGGTCATCTTGGTCAAAGAAGCTACCAATGGGAATCCTTCGTAGTGATAGTTGATCCAATCTTGACGGGTTCCGTCTCTCTTCTCAACCTTACCATCTTCACCACCAGTGGCAAAACGTGCCTTAACTGCTGATTTCAAAGATTCGAAACCATCTGCCGGCAATGCATTTACAACGCCTTCTCGGTAATTTTGAATCTGATCCATGAACTTTTTCCCTTCTGGGCCCAAATTGTCGCCCTGAAAGAATTTTTGGTCCAAGTAGTCAGACTTGTCCATAACCACATAGTCCGTTGGATCTTCCAAATCTGCGGTCATTTCTTTTTTCAATCCTTCCAAATAGCTGTAGTAGCTATCGGAAAGTTGTTTAATCTCTTGAGCATTTTGGTACAGTTCGCCGTATTCCTCCTCGTTTTCACTGGCCTTTGTTTCCAAGCTGGCCATAAAATTGGAGTTATTGGCGTCCATGTTGGTGTTGGAAGTTTCCAGCTTTTCGTTCATAAGCCCGAAAGCTGCAAGTACTTCCTTGCTCATATTAAGTGCCAACATCGCGATGAAGATCAAGTACATAAGGTTGATCATCTTCTGACGTGGTGTTTGTTTTCCTCCTGCCATGTTTTTCTAATTA from Flagellimonas oceani encodes the following:
- a CDS encoding DUF983 domain-containing protein, which translates into the protein MLKKGTKMYSILTGNCPRCQEESMYEKSNPYVLSKIFSMNERCSHCGLRYKIEPSFFYGAMYVSYAVGIAFAVAAFVISFLFLDASLPTTFIAIVGTLVVFMPVIIRLSRNIWINFFVKYDGTSAKKHETA
- the gldN gene encoding gliding motility protein GldN encodes the protein MNWKNALLIGLLGILPVSIMAQANILNAKLPEDIGKKTQAQIEQDADEPLEYGYVDDRDILWSKTVWEIIDLDERVNFPLYYPTDTIGIGADRRSLYHVLMKNIRNGNLTEVYADSYFTEKRKLEDLSATLRKVDTTDLGYEQLNAGEQISPEFINRRDLTAADIEEFRIKGMWYFDKRQGELKYRLLGIAPVAPDVNFIDDESMGTGENKVELFWVWYPAARQILHDAKVYNQQNSARPISFDMLLNARRFNGVIYKEENVHEDREISDYIFDNALFQLLEAQRIKEGIRDREQDMWAY
- a CDS encoding NAD(P)/FAD-dependent oxidoreductase — encoded protein: MVDYIVVGLGLAGISFCEVLEENGKTFKVITDGSQQASQVAGGLYNPVILKRFTMAWKAKMQLQGAKPFYQKLEQKLGVTLDYELPVLRKFASIEEQNLWFEASDRPDLDYFLSTKIIPNNNPSINAPHGFGEVKHTGRIDTRALIRSYKSYLKNSGAFVEETFDFDALSISSDTVSYKDIIAKKLVFATGFGLKQNPYFGYLPLNGTKGELLIIHAPDYKENNVIKSSVFTIPMENDRYLVGATYKWQDKTNQPTEESKNELLRKLSTFLQCDFEVVDHVAGIRPTVVDRRPLVGRHPEHQNLYVLNGFGSRGVMIGPYASKQLFDFIEKQSELDPEMDIQRFTKKYYSN
- the gldM gene encoding gliding motility protein GldM — translated: MAGGKQTPRQKMINLMYLIFIAMLALNMSKEVLAAFGLMNEKLETSNTNMDANNSNFMASLETKASENEEEYGELYQNAQEIKQLSDSYYSYLEGLKKEMTADLEDPTDYVVMDKSDYLDQKFFQGDNLGPEGKKFMDQIQNYREGVVNALPADGFESLKSAVKARFATGGEDGKVEKRDGTRQDWINYHYEGFPLVASLTKMTQLQADIKTTEQEVLKTLLEGELTEAVSLTNFASSLSAPKTAYYAGEKYDGKIIVSKTDKTSTPVKAELTLDGRPMTEGKDYELEAGGIKMLISAGTPGDHTIKGTMTFMQDGEEVPVEVNNTFATISMPNAAVISADKMNVVYRGVANPMTISIPGIPDNKVSANAPGLSRRSGSQYVMNPGTGRSVTITASGTLPDGKGISTKSEFRIKDIPRPSGTVRGESGSVKMPRNNLEISTVSAMLEDFDFDLNLAVSQFKFKVPGQPTVVVNGNKLDARAKSALKRADRGESVQIFDIQAYITNNKSYKLKKVSPVVVELTN